The sequence below is a genomic window from Asticcacaulis sp. AND118.
CAAAGATTCTTTAAAATTGGCTTTCTGCCGCCCGACCAATTGCCTGACGTCTGTCGCCTGGACCTACCTCACAATCGTCGCCATGACATGCACAAGTCACGCATCTTTGCTGGGGCGAAACGATATTTTAACGTCTCCAAAAAGGACGGTTAATTGAAAAACTATACGTTTAGTTTTATGGATTGGCGCACTTATAGACCGAGAATGGAAATTTCAACGCCCTCCAATAGTAAGCCTTCGAATATCCTATATCAGTTAGCGGTCGCCAACGACGTCTCGACACTGATCGATCTCGATGCCGCCTTAGCCCTTTCGCGCTCGTCCATAAGAGCGCTGGCGGCTCAATCCCGTCAGGCCAATCTTCTGGCCAAGAGTTTCGCCGAAGAAGAAATCTGTCGTTTTGAAATGGACGAATCCGATATGGCAACGGGCACTATCGCGATTATCCGCAATGCGCTGGACAGCTGATAGACGATCCGAACCACTCTAGAGGAGTTCAAGGATGCCCAAAGGACGGACAAGAAGTCTGACAGCTGAAGCCGCTATCCTAGATGCCACGGAAGCGCTTCCAGATGAATTGAGCCCGTCAAAAATTTCGGCAGATTTGATCGCTCAGCGTGCCGGCGTCAGCAAGGCGACGCTTTATAAGTGGTGGCCGTCCAAATCATACATTCTCATGGACGCCGTCCTGAGACGGGCCTCCCACGACATACCGCTGCCGAACACAGGCTCTGCGGCGTCAGCTTTCAAGCTCCTACTGGAAGGGTTTATTCGTTTTCACCTAGGCACCGCTTTCGGAGCTGCCGTGTCTCATCTATTCGCCGAGGGCCTGGATGACCCCGAATTGATGAACATATACAATACACGATATCCATTTCCGCGACGTGAGCTGTTGAAAGAAATTTGGGGACGCGCAGTGGAAAAAGGGGAGGTCCGTCGGGACGTTGACCCTGATCTTGTGCTCGACATGCTATATGGCCCGTTGGTTTACCGCTTTTTTCTGCGCCATCGGGAAATTAGTCCTGAACTCGCACAAGATATCACCCGGGTCCTCTTTACCGGGCTGAACGTTTAATCGACATTTCTCAGATCGACGTCGTTTCTCGTGACGCCCAGTCCGATACTTTATAATATAATCAATGTGATACAGTCGATATTGGCGGGACTTCATGGACATTTGCGGCGGGTGAAGGTTAGGTGGGTGATTTGCGGCTGGGTATTGACCGTCGCCTGAAGCTGGAGCTCCATGGTTCGAGGGTCACCGATGGCGCCGGGCTGCTCGCCTTTCGCGAACTTAACGATGCCCATGGCGTGACCGAGCTTGCGGGAAAAGTGCTCACCGATAGCCGTTCCGGCAAGAACAACCGCCACGCATTGGAGGCTCAATTTCGGCAATCCGTGTTTGGAGGTGTTGCCGGATACGAAGACGTGAATGCCCCGACCGTCTCGGTCATTGTGCGGCCATGGGCTGGGTCGGCGGCGACCGGGCCTCACTGTCGACGGCAGCGTCGACGAGCTGCGAAGGCGCGAGCCAGCCCCATGTCCTTGACAAAGCTGGTCGCGCGTCGTCGCAACCAACGGACAGGACATGTCCGCCCAAAATCGCACAAATCGGCAATAAATGGCTACATCCAAGGAGATCCGCACATCCCCCGCCTTGGAAAAGGGGTGGCGTAGGCAACCGCACCATTATACCGGCTTCACACCGGCAGGGTTGACGGGTTTCGTCGCACCAATCGTCTGCCAGCAGGGCGTTCAAATGGGAAATGTCGGTTAGAAAAGGCGTTCCGACCAGCCCGGAACGCCTTTTTGTCCGTACAGAGACAGCGAACTTAGTCAGTCGTATCGTCGGTCGGTGCGTCGGGTCCGTTCTTTTTGATTGACTCGATGGCGTTCTTAGCGGCGGACTTGGTGGTATAGCCTTCCGTCCAGAACATGGTTTCGCCGTTGTACGAGAAATAGGCGACGAACTCGCCCTTCTTATTCTTTTTGATTTCGAACTTGTGAGCCATAGCGGGTCTCCTTCTGCGCAAAAAACCGAAGTTCTATTTCGCGCGTAAAGGGAAAAGCGTCAAGCGTTCCGACGTTGCCCCTTGATGTTATCCAATCTTGAGTTCGCTCTAGCGATTGATTTTTCCGTTTTGGATACTGATGTGAGCGTCGGTGACCGGCGCGGAGCTGTGCGATGAGCGCAGCGCCGGGTCACTACGACGCGGGTTGAAATTGCGAGCATATTCGGCGGGCGTCAACCAGCCGATCCGGGAATGTGGTCGTTGGGTGTTGTAATCCGTCTTCCAGGTTTGAAGTACCGCTCTGGCATGAGCCAAAGACGTGAAGAGCGTCTCGTTGAGCAGCTCATCCCTCAGACGCCCATTGAAGCTTTCCACGAATGCGTTCTGGTTCGGCTTGCCCGGTGCGATATAGTGCCAGCCCACCCGGCTGGAATCTGCCCAGGACAGGATGGCGTTGCTGGTAAACTCCGTTCCATTATCGCTGACGATCATCTTCGGTCGACCACGTTCGGCAATGATCCGATCGAGTTCGCGCGCAACACGGCCACCTGACAGCGAGGTATCGACGGTGAGCGTCAGGCATTCCCTGGAACAATCATCGACGACACACAAGATGGCCTAATGACAACGTCGGTGTGATTTTGGCCAAACCCGAAGAACGGTTAGTGAACATTGATGCGTTCCACGCTGTCGCGGCGTCGGGCTTTTGCGGCCAGTCGGCTGATGGTTGCTCTGTGAACGCGGAACAAACGAGCCAGGTCGGCGGCCGAGCGTCCGGCATTCAGCATGTCCAAAATCTCTCGCTGCTGGGCGGGGGAGAGCTTAGGTGGCTGGCCTCCGCCATTGCCCCTGGCGCGTGCGGCTTCTTGGCCCTCTGCTGTTCGAGTGCGAAGCTTTGCGCGTTCAAAGTTGCCAATGGACTGCACCATTTGCATCAGCTTACGACCAGAATCCCCCGATGTGTCAGTACCTTCTTTCAGTGACTGGAAGTAAGCCCCGCAGTTGTCGATTTTGTCGAGAATACCAAACAGATCTCCGAGTGAACTCGCGATCCGATCCAGCGCCGTGACGACAACGACGTCTTCAGGGCGCAGTTCGTCGAACATCTGCTTGAGCTGCGGGCGGTCCCAACGGCCACCGGTCGAGGTTTCATTGAAGATTTTTTCACACCCGGCGGCGTTCAGGGCGTCGATCTGCTCGACAGCGTCCTGGACCTCGGATTTTAAGACGCGTGCGTAACCGATCAACATGCACAACCCTGTTGCATAACCTGCTCATTGCGCAACAGGGTTCCGCACGCGGCCAATGGTTCGGACGTCCGCCCATGACTTTTTAGGAAAAATCTCGTAACATACTGATATAGTTTATTATATTTCCCATAACATATATTATGCGGCGTTTTCAACGAGCCGTGGCCGATGGGCGCCAATGCGCCGCCGCACGACCTGCGGTCAGGCAAGTTTGTTGGTGTTTTGTGCGTCATGCGGCAAGCCTCCGGTCAAAATCGATGCGCTGCTCCAGGTCGAGTTCGAACTGGCCATATGGGTTCACGTGAAGGTAAATCAGCGGCGTCAGACCCCGCCAGTCTTCCTCGGTCATGCGACGTGACCAGGCCGGTTCCTGTAGCACCTTTTGCAGCATCAGGGTGTTCACGTACACCAAGCTGTTCTGGAGCAACTGTAGCGCCAAAACGGACAGCTCCTGATCTTCCATGCGGTTGGAGCTGATCTCGCCCCCCTTCCCGAAATAGATGAAGCCGTTAGCGCTATTCCAGTTCTCGACCACGTTGAGGCCGGCATTGATCTCACGCCGGTATGGCTCTTCCGCAAGATAGCGACACAGGAAGATCGTCTTGATGGCCTTTCCGAGTTCAGCCAGCGCACGGTATGTCGGGTGCTGAACATTGGCACGCGTAAAACGGCGCAACAGGGCCTCAGGCTCGGCCGTGCGATGGCGCAGGGCTGCGGTATATTTGACGATCTCGTCATACTGCTGGCGGATCAGGTCCCAATCGATCGCGCGGGTCAGTATGGGCGTCAGGGTACCGAGCGTATCCTTGTAAGCCACGTCCGGTAGGTACAACCGCTGCCGGGAAATAGCCTTCAAACGCGGGGCCAGCTCGAAGCCAAGCATTCGGCAGAAAGCGAAGGCTACCTCGCTCTGGCCATGGCTGTCGACGAACTGGCTTTTGACCTCGGCATCGGTGCAATGGCGCAGGACGCCTTCGATCATCGCAGCGACTTCCGACGACGAACAGCGTTTCAACTGAGAATGGATGCAGGCGGCCTTTCGCTCGACATGCCAATAGATCATGACGCCACGGCCACCATAGCGCACATGCCATTCGGTCATCAGGTTCTGATCCCAGGCACCGAACTTCTTGGAGTCCGAAGCGCATGAAGCGGTGCCTCCCCCCATATACTCGGAAGCCTGTGAGCGAGGATGGCATTGGTTACCAAAGCGTTCGCATCTCGCAGCCCTTCCCTGCTCAGGAACCGTCGCTCAACGTGCAAGAGTTCAGGGTAGCTGACGCCGTCATAGCCACTGCAAACCCGCTTCAGACCCGCGTTGGTGCCGAGAGCGTAAAGGCTCAATAGCAGACGTTTGTGCAGATCACCCTCGCTGAGAATGACCCGATCGCCAAATGTCGTGAACGCCTTCAGCATGCCGGTCCTCAAGGCGGTTTCCTTCAGGACGTCCAGGAGGCCGGTACCGGTCCAGCGCTTGTCGATTTCGGCTTTTAGGGCCACGAGATTGGGCGGCTCAGAAAGCGGCGCAAGAGGCGTCACAGATATCCGCTTTTCGCCAGTGGTGCGCAGACGAACCAGAGATTGTCGTGGCAGTGCGATATTCAACCGTCCAAGGGCTGCGGCCATATCGGCTTTGACCTGCTCAACAAAATCCGTGGCATTGGCCGGCTGGGCCAGCTCCTGGTAATATTCGGAACGGCGGGTCTCGAAATCCTTCGGAACGTCATCGTCGGGGTTGCGGTAACGATCGGCACCGACGACCCAGATCTCCTTGCAACGAAGCCGGTCACGCAGGGCAAGCAGAACACAGACCTCGTAGTCGATCCGGTCAACCCGCCACCCGGTGGCGGTCGTCTCCACGATCAGATCCCGCCATTTCGCCGGGACAATGCCGTCGATCGGTAGCCCGTCTCCCGAGCGAATGACGCGGCGCATCGGCTCTTCGTTCAGCGCGCCTTTAAGCCAGGCCAGTGCCGTCAGGACAGGATGGGCCTGCACGTTATTGCATCGGAACTCCAGGGCGTCGAGCATGTGCGGCAACAGACGCCGATAATGGCCGCCGTATGACGCCCTCAGAGCCTTCTGGACCTGTTCGTGATAGGTGCCGCCCTCTTCATACTCGGCGACGACGGCTTCCAGCCGTTCCTGGCTAGCGACCGCGAAAACGACATCACGAACCTTGCCGTCGGGATTGGCCAGCGCCGCCTTCGCGATCTTGAACAGCATCCGGTCCTTATGGTGAACTCGCGTCAGGTCGCGTGTCATACGCCCCATGACCTTGCGTTGTGCCTTTTTGTGCATCTTGTGCACAGTCTCAATCAACAGATCGACAAGGGCGTCAGTAGTGCCCGCCTCGCGGTCAGCCAGGAAAATAGCATATAGGCCGAGCCGTCTGGAACGTGGATGCCGCCGCATCTCCCATGCAGCTTCTCGGCTGACGCGACGCCGCAACGGCTCAAGACATGCCCCATCGGCCTCGCTGAGAATGGAGCGCGGCAACTGCAGACTCCGAATAAATGCCAGCCTGTCGGCCATGCGGACCAGATTTTCCAATCCTGCCCGGCCAGGGTCCGCCTTAAGGTCGTCGAACCCGCAATGCTTGTCGGCGTCAACCAGTGACGTCTCCAGCTTCTCCACCGCTTCC
It includes:
- a CDS encoding YegP family protein; translation: MAHKFEIKKNKKGEFVAYFSYNGETMFWTEGYTTKSAAKNAIESIKKNGPDAPTDDTTD
- a CDS encoding recombinase family protein, translated to MLIGYARVLKSEVQDAVEQIDALNAAGCEKIFNETSTGGRWDRPQLKQMFDELRPEDVVVVTALDRIASSLGDLFGILDKIDNCGAYFQSLKEGTDTSGDSGRKLMQMVQSIGNFERAKLRTRTAEGQEAARARGNGGGQPPKLSPAQQREILDMLNAGRSAADLARLFRVHRATISRLAAKARRRDSVERINVH
- a CDS encoding TetR/AcrR family transcriptional regulator, with product MPKGRTRSLTAEAAILDATEALPDELSPSKISADLIAQRAGVSKATLYKWWPSKSYILMDAVLRRASHDIPLPNTGSAASAFKLLLEGFIRFHLGTAFGAAVSHLFAEGLDDPELMNIYNTRYPFPRRELLKEIWGRAVEKGEVRRDVDPDLVLDMLYGPLVYRFFLRHREISPELAQDITRVLFTGLNV